The following DNA comes from Kitasatospora sp. NBC_01287.
CGGAGCGGGTGCCGCACCAGCACCACGGCGCCGGGCCGCACCCGGGCGCCGTACCTGACCACCAGCCGGTCACCGTGGTAGAGGGTGGGGACCATCGAGGGCCCGGCCACGTCCATCAGCCCGAACGGGACCAACCCACCCTCCGTACGCTCCACGGGCTCTGGGCCCGCGTCAGTGCCCTTTCGCCGCATCGCCGTGCCTCCTCGTCGCGCCAGCCGGTCCGCTCCGTCGCGCACCAGCATCCCGTACATCCTCCAGGGACAACGCGCGCCCGATATCGACCGGTTCCGACTCAACCTTTTGCCCTAGGCCGCCGTCCCGGCCGCGAATTCCGGGAAGCCGCGGGGTAGTCTCAGGCCCGGGAAGACGATCTCCAAGGAAGGACTCACATGCTCTCTCGCCTGTTTGCGCCGCGGGTCACCGCTCACGCCCACTGCGACCTGCCCTGCGGTGTCTACGACCCCGCTCAGGCGCGGATCGAGGCCGAGTCGGTGAAGGGTACTCAGGAGAAGTACCAGGCCAACGAGGACGCCCACTTCCGCGCGCGCGCCATCATCATCAAGGAGCAGCGCGCCGAGGCCGTCAAGCACCACCTGTCGGTCCTGTGGAGCGACTACTTCAAGGCCCCGCACTTCGAGAAGTACCCCGAGCTGCACCAGCTCTTCAACGACGCGCTGAAGGCCGCCTCGGCCGCCAAGGCCTCGACGGACCCGGCCACCGGCCAGACGCTGCTGGACTACATCGCCCAGATCGACAAGATCTTCTGGGAGACCAAGCAGGCCTGAGGCCGCGCACGGTCAACCCGCGACTGACGCCCTTCGCTCCTTCGAGTGAAGGGCGTCAGTCGTGCCCGGACCCCAGTACCCTCGGAAGCATGATCAGAAGCGCCGTCGCCGAGGACGTCCCCACCATCATCGAGCTGATCCGCGAACTCGCGGAGTACGAAAAGGCCCTGGACCAGGCCAAGGCCACCGAGGAGCAACTGCGCGAGGCCCTCTTCGGCGCGCACCCGGCGGTCTTCGCCCTGATCGCCGAGTCCGTCGACGAGGCCACCGGGAGCCACCGGACGGTCGGCTTCGCCCTCTGGTTCCGCAACTTCTCCACCTGGACCGGCACCCACGGGATCTACCTGGAGGACCTCTACGTGCGCCCCGCCGAACGCGGCGGCGGCCACGGCAAGGCCCTGCTCACCGAACTGGCCCGGATCGCGGTGGAGCGCGGCTACGGTCGCCTGGAGTGGGCGGTGCTGGACTGGAACGAGCCCTCGATCGGCTTCTACAAGTCGCTCGGCGCCCAGCCGATGGACGAGTGGACGACCTTCAGGTTGGCCGGCGAACCGCTGCGCGAGCTGGGAAAGCGCTGACGACCTGCGAGGAATCCGGTCACAGGTCGCGACATCCATCGGCCGATCGCGGTAACGTCTCGGCGGGCGGCCCGCGTCCGGAGCCCCCCGAGCGGGTAGGACTGGGACGTACCGCACCACCCCTCAAGACAGTTGGGGCGAAGCAGTTGAGCCAAGCAACAGAACGTGCCGCGGCCCACGGGTCACCAGCACAGCACGTCACCCAGGAGGTGAGGGTGTCCCAGATCAACGGCGCTGCCGAATCCGGGGACGAAACGGCCGCCACGGATTTCGTGGAGGTCCGACTGCCCGCCCAGGGCGCTTACCTCTCGGTGCTGCGGACGGCCACGGCCGGCCTCGCGGCGCGGCTGGACTTCACCCTCGACGAGATCGAGGACCTGAGGATCGCGGTGGACGAGGCCTGCGCCATCCTGCTCCAGCAGGCGGTGCCGGGCTCGGTGCTCACGTGCGAGTTCCGGCTGGTGGGCGACGCGCTGCGGGTCACCGTCTCGGCGCCGACCACGGACGGCCGGGCACCCGAGCGCGACACCTTCGCCTGGACGGTGCTCTCCGCACTGGCCGGCGAGGTGGAGTCCTCGGTCGCCGAGGACCGCACGGTCAGCATCAGCCTGCACAAGAAGCGCGGCGGGACGATCCTCCAACCGTGAATCCGGCCGCCCCGGCCCGACCCGCCGAGGGCCCGGGCGGGGCGCCGCCGCACACCCTCCCGGAGCGGCGACGTTCCCGCTCCGGGGCCCGAACGCGGTACAACCAATGTGATGGCCCGGCCGCGACTGTGGCCCGGGCGCTCCCGGAACGGAACGGGGGATCGCCGTGAGTGATCTGGATCGGAACTCTGCTGTCGGGCCGCTGCCCGTGGACGGCCGCGCCGCGGACGAGGCGTCCGCCGATGACCGGGCCGTGCCCGGTCCGGCCCGCCGTCTTACCGTGCCCGCCCCCGCCTCCCCCCACGACGCCCACCCGAAGGACGCCCACCGGATGAGCCAGCCGACCGACCCGACGCCGGAACCGACGGCCGGGCCACGCCCGCCGGCCGACGAGACCGGCCCCCTGGGCGAGCAGGCGGCGGAAGAGGTGCCGACCGCCGAGCTGGTCAGGGCCACCCTGCCGGCGCAGGGGGTCGGCCAGCACCGCAGCGGCGCCCCGGACCGGGAGGCGGCGCGCGCGCTCTTCGTGCGCCTGGCCGAGCTTCCCGAGGGCTCCGCCGAGCGGGTGGAGCTGCGCAACCAGCTGGTCCGGATGCACATCCCGCTGGTCGAGCACCTGGCCCGGCGCTTCCGCAACCGCGGCGAGCCGCTGGACGACCTGACCCAGGTGGCCACCATCGGCCTGATCAAGTCGGTGGACCGGTTCGACCACGAGCGCGGGGTGGAGTTCTCCACCTACGCCACCCCGACCATCGTGGGCGAGATCAAGCGGCACTTCCGGGACAAGGGCTGGGCGGTGCGGGTGCCGCGACGGCTGCAGGAGCTGCGGCTCTCGCTGACCACCGCGACCAGCGAGCTCTCCCAGCGGCACGGCCGCTCCCCCACGGTGCACGAGCTGGCCGAGCACCTCGGCATCTCCGAGGAGGACGTGCTGGAGGGCCTGGAGTCGGCCAACGCCTACTCCACCCTCTCGCTGGACGTCCCCGACAGCGACGACGAGTCGCCGGCCGTGGCGGACACCCTGGGTGCCACCGACGAGGCGCTGGA
Coding sequences within:
- a CDS encoding anti-sigma regulatory factor → MNGAAESGDETAATDFVEVRLPAQGAYLSVLRTATAGLAARLDFTLDEIEDLRIAVDEACAILLQQAVPGSVLTCEFRLVGDALRVTVSAPTTDGRAPERDTFAWTVLSALAGEVESSVAEDRTVSISLHKKRGGTILQP
- a CDS encoding GNAT family N-acetyltransferase; translated protein: MIRSAVAEDVPTIIELIRELAEYEKALDQAKATEEQLREALFGAHPAVFALIAESVDEATGSHRTVGFALWFRNFSTWTGTHGIYLEDLYVRPAERGGGHGKALLTELARIAVERGYGRLEWAVLDWNEPSIGFYKSLGAQPMDEWTTFRLAGEPLRELGKR
- a CDS encoding RNA polymerase sigma factor SigF, which codes for MSDLDRNSAVGPLPVDGRAADEASADDRAVPGPARRLTVPAPASPHDAHPKDAHRMSQPTDPTPEPTAGPRPPADETGPLGEQAAEEVPTAELVRATLPAQGVGQHRSGAPDREAARALFVRLAELPEGSAERVELRNQLVRMHIPLVEHLARRFRNRGEPLDDLTQVATIGLIKSVDRFDHERGVEFSTYATPTIVGEIKRHFRDKGWAVRVPRRLQELRLSLTTATSELSQRHGRSPTVHELAEHLGISEEDVLEGLESANAYSTLSLDVPDSDDESPAVADTLGATDEALEGVEYRESLKPLLAQLPQREQKILVLRFFRNMTQSQIAAEVGISQMHVSRLLARTLAQLRDKLLVEE
- the sodN gene encoding superoxide dismutase, Ni, yielding MLSRLFAPRVTAHAHCDLPCGVYDPAQARIEAESVKGTQEKYQANEDAHFRARAIIIKEQRAEAVKHHLSVLWSDYFKAPHFEKYPELHQLFNDALKAASAAKASTDPATGQTLLDYIAQIDKIFWETKQA